In Crassostrea angulata isolate pt1a10 chromosome 6, ASM2561291v2, whole genome shotgun sequence, a genomic segment contains:
- the LOC128186809 gene encoding uncharacterized protein LOC128186809 — translation MYLVVFSCIFLSVSLQAHCYLCPDNDLNCNEWKKYLVDEHNRVRQEASRELGLLTWNSTLADHALTYARKCYRNHSDYKERIRLTDSCGWIGENGWSGYGTVSGDDATRAFENEKRYWNYTLRKCNENWKKCGHYKLVIAPKMAQLGCGRARCGDGKLIRIWCWYGRLCNDSKKREVQRLFGLGSVDQLYEFVRALNRQNRAPVAPPTGNPQPDHILQGDELVPPEDSDESSEEKEEEI, via the exons at GTACTTGGTTGTCTTTAGCTGTATTTTTCTGAGCGTCTCCTTGCAAGCGCACTGTTATCTGTGTCCAGATAATGATTTGAACTGCAATGAGTGGAAAAAATACTTGGTAGATGAACACAACAGGGTTCGACAAGAGGCTTCAAGAGAACTCGGTTTGCTG ACATGGAACTCGACACTGGCGGATCATGCCTTGACTTACGCGCGTAAATGCTACAGAAATCACTCCGATTACAAAGAAAGGATCCGGCTGACTGACTCCTGTGGCTGGATAGGAGAGAACGGCTGGAGTGGATACGGAACAG TGTCTGGAGACGATGCAACTCGAGCCTTTGAGAACGAAAAACGTTACTGGAATTACACACTTCGCAAGTGTAACGAGAACTGGAAAAAATGCGGCCATTACAAGCTG GTGATCGCACCAAAGATGGCCCAGCTGGGGTGTGGTCGAGCGAGGTGTGGTGATGGCAAGCTTATAAGAATATGGTGCTGGTACGGCCGTCTGTGCA ATGATTCGAAAAAGCGGGAAGTTCAAAGGTTGTTCGGACTCGGTTCCGTAGATCAGCTGTACGAATTTGTTAGAGCCCTTAACCGCCAGAACCGTGCTCCTGTAGCACCACCTACAGGTAATCCACAACCTGATCACATACTCCAGGGTGATGAGCTGGTGCCTCCAGAAGATTCCGATGAAAGCTccgaagaaaaagaagaagaaatttag